In Lytechinus variegatus isolate NC3 chromosome 6, Lvar_3.0, whole genome shotgun sequence, the DNA window taaggttccatacgccaaataccaatttcctgtaatgttacatgatataatgtaagattacgcaatctggtaagattacaggtgttctagagactctgctgcaggaactgcttttatttcaaagattaattttctaacagtgttatatatcttattatttttgttctcaATCTTAGGAATAGGACTCTCAATGGTATATATACCAGTTAATGTCTTACTCAACGACCACTTCCCGGAGAATTTCGTTCTTGTGAATACGATCGCCCTTCTCGGAAGCACGGTAGGTTCTCTGGTCGTACCGTTCTTCGTCGAGAGGGCGCTACGCGCATATGGATTCAGTGGTGCAATGCTTATTCTTGGAGGTATCAGCATGTATGCCATTCCTACCAGTGTTTATCTCAAGCAGATTGAAAGAGCAGTTGGGAAGGGTTCAGAGACATCCAAAAGCACTGCGAAGAAGAGCAGTGATTATCTCAGAGGGTCCGCAAGAACAGTCGAGAGATGTCAGACATTAACAAAGAGTGCGGAGAGAACCACTGTTTCTCCTAGACAGCCCACAAGAGCCGAGGAACAGGGCCGACAGACAACCGTGAAGATGGCAAAGACAATTGACGGTTGCCAAACGCCTTTAATCGACGGTGATGACTGCGATCATGAGGTGATTGAAATCGACGATGAACAACCATGCAACATTCCAACACAAACAGACAAACCGCAAAATCAAGGAAAGCAGAGTTTGTTGGTTCGATTGTGGCATTCGCTTCAAGAATGCATCATCCTACAAGAACCGCTCTTATTACTGTCATTACCGTGCCTTCTACTCTCAGCAGTTATTGTAAATTCGTGGTTTCTATTCCTTGTTCCTCGGGCGGTATGGCATGGAATACCTGTCTCAAAAGCCGTCTTACTATCATCTCTAGCCGGCGCGGGAGGGTTCATCGGACGGATAATCTCCATCATAGCtctctttttcaaaattgacTTCATTTTAGTTTTCCTGATCTTTGGCGCGATATCATCAACTGTTTTCTTACTCGATCCACTGCTGACTTCATTCTCTGTCATGTGCGTCGCTGCCTTCCTTCAGGGAGTGTGTATCTTTAACTTTGTGATTTCTTACGCTGCACTCCTCAAGGGTTCCGTCTCAAATGAGAACTTTACGGTTGGCTCTGGAATCTTTGGTTTTGTTGCAGGCCTTGGTGGCAACCTCGGGAGTCTAATGTCAGGTGAGACATGTATGGGGCACGAACAAATAAGAGAAATAACTATTTCGGTAACATTATCAACTTGTTTCTAAAAGTTTTCTTAATAATATTGTTAATCTGGTGTGTTTTAAGTGGGGTGAGTTCGATGGCTAACCTACCACCAAAATTTAAAGgaaaacatatttatatataaccATGATGATACTAATAATACTTTATTAGACACATGACTCAaactatttgtatattttttttattttatttccaatgATAATTCAAATGTTCTATTAattcatatttgtttaatatcaaacttttgtatgtttttatgttgCTGCATCTGCACCAGAAATTGAAAAACAATACTGATCCTTTACTTATCTCGTGCATATGTACTCCACGAATCAAAACTGTGAACAAATGGAAAGATGTCAGGTCGgatggtccagtggttagagcactGGACTCATAGTCGCAAGGTTATGAGTTCGAAATCTTCTGCCTAAGAGTAAAACATATATCTGTCGTCTCAAGGGTCAGCCACAAGGACTTATTAACCTAGatgaaaaatgtttcataggtaattggttatataccagcttggcgtttaccagcaaaaaagcTGTCCTGCCCAGTTCCTACGGAAGAAAACATAGACTGAAACtgaatattgaataaatgaatgaacaataGAATGAATCAATTTATTAATGAATATAATAGTGAATAAAAACGATTGAAAAATTTAATCTTACTTTTTTCTAACTTACCTATACACTAGCTGGATGTATGGAtgtgtttctttcttttgtcatcTTATGCAGGTGCGATCAAAGATAAGACGGGATCCTACACGTCAGTCTTTCTTACTCTTGGAGTTATTAACTGTCTAGTAGTGTTTCTTACCATCGCCTTCCTTGTCGCTCGACATAGGTGGAATCGTCTAAAATCCTAGAGAAGTGGAAACAAAAAGCCAGAGGGGAGTTGACGAccttaattttgtttgaaaCGATGATCCTGGCCATTGCCTTTCTTCTTGCTCGACATAGGTGGAATCGTTTCAAGTCTTACGGAAGAGAAGGCAAAAAGTCAGGGGATAGTTGACGACCTCATTCTTATTTCAAATCGATGTTCCTGGCCATTGCCTTTCTGTTGCTCGACGTAGACGGAAGAGGAGGCAAAAATCCAGGGGGTAGTTGGCGACTTAAATTTGATTACAAATTTATGTGCTTGTGGTATTATGCGTTTTTCAATCCATTATCTTTCTGCTTTTATTCAGGGTTACTTATCATTCATGGTGATCTACTTAAAAAGCAACAACAATGTACTGTATTCTAGGTGTTGTAGAAAACTACTtactcttttttctctctcactcaATGTGTCGCAGTGTCTACAGTTATTGCTGGAAGCAAATATTAAACTAAAATAAGATAATATCTTATTCTCTTTCAGATTAAAATTGATTGTGCCACGGAGAGATTATTAAAGGTTATTTGTAAAGGCGGAGGTGGTGGTAATGTAAATGGTATATTGGTAATGGTTGTGTATTAAGGAAGTAAATGACTGCTTGTGCAGGGTACAATTAGACAAGTTTGTTGTTAGGTGTACTACaatattattcataataaacCTTTTAATTGGGAGATGGGTAAAGATACACGATAATGTTCATGTGATGAAAGCGAATGGgaagtgaagggggggggggggtgctagataatgatattaacggggaatccagccttggtcataaagtGTTTTGTGGGAAAggagaaatataaataaaacgGAATGGCATGAATGgtgaagtttgaaaaaaaaatcgaacaagtaataagaaagttatggctgctttacaaTTGAGATCCCCAtgactatgtagatttcaaactTGCTACTGGGTAAGTAAATAAAGACAAGGGGCAAGGATAACTTTCCCATAGGCGATTTGTGGGTTTCTCCTAATTACCCATTTCTCTGGGGCGATAATGTAAATATAACTCAAGTAGtatatttctttatctcttcgtaaaagaaaaaaataataatttgaggtaaaattttatgaaaaatgacattttagtcTTAGTGTTAGCCTTATGATatcacatatgcggccaattcgaagtctccatgggtatagtgataaccaatatttacaattttaaaaaaaaatcataactttcttactgtctttctgatattgttcaaactttcacctaacaacttgtctgattttcctttttcctcCAAAAGCAAGATTTCATTTGGGTTTGGATTCCCCCTTAAATTAATCACTTTGGAGTGTACGTTGCCGACCCTTTCTTCAAATAGAACTCATTCAATCCTGTTGCAGAAAGATGTCTCATttatgaagagtttagttgcaaaaggggttgggtccactttggaccattccgaggaAAACCATGTTTTTAGTCTCACTTACTGCAATATTTATGAGAAAGGGCAGTTCCAAGCAAAAATGGACAATTCTAAAAGATTATATTTGCtctatttcaaatttgaatcaaaattttctatcaaaactcatatggaatttcataaatacaaaaggggaGCATAATtagccacattttttttcttatgcatCTCCTTATAGGAGAATCTGAAACATACAAGAAATTctatacatgggactacatatcttgttttttacttaatttcaatttaacagaaaactattacttgttttattaaattttctttCGGACAATCTGAATGTCATAATATTAcatcaaatcaaacaaaaaatttaaaatgtaaaatcattATATGCTGCCTGTGAGTGGATATTTCTCATGTCACTCCGTAACCGTCACTTCGTAAACGGGTACGGGTTTGCGTTTTAAGTcataattaatgaataatacaTCAATATTTTAATGCAATGCAGCCTATCAAAGTTAGAACAACATGAAATCCAATCAACAAATCAAACTTATGATAGAAATTCAAAATTCACAGAGTTTGAGCAATATATTTTCTCCTCATATGCATGTCCATTTTGCGTCACTTCGTACccatgattatgaatatttatttctcattaattcagtggatcaaaataatgaattctaTTATTTTGAAAGGTGGGTTTCACCAACTGCTGTCAGGTaccatttctttgcaaataactattcaaatatgggtgatatctttgtttgaaaaaaagagttGCTTCTGATTGTCACTCCGTAACCGTGGAACTGCCCGAAACTAAATTGTCTTCATGTACTACCccatcatgtgaacataaaatttgatataaaagaagtctacctgtcttcaatttgtatgtatgcatttttttttaattgtcattGTGATTcttaccccttttgcaagtaaagtgaaataaatccaattcattttgataaaacggtgatttttttttaccaacgcAGGGCTGTTAAGTCCACCCCGCTGTGCCCCCAAGTGGAATAAATGGCCGTTATTCTCGATGCAAGAATCATCAAAGCAGAAAAGGGTTCAGTGAATAGGCTTgctaaaaaaatgtatgaaaaattcaattccTCAAAAGATCTATGAAATATAAAAGCCTTTTGTCAATAAACGTGATATCAAAGGTTTATAACCCTGAAGATCAGGGCCATATTTCAAAGCGGAAACATTGATTGTGTACCCAATATTTAAGTAAGGATAGACATATATGCCATATAAATGTACACATATATGTGATTCCGCTGCAATTAAATACTAATTTTCTATTTGTCAAGAGCAAACGTGCTAAGGTTCCTTAGAAATTGTGATTGTTATTTGAAATGGGGCACAATCGTGAGTCAGAAGATAACTGGAAGTATCTGATCGTTTTGAGTAAATTCGTCGTCCAGTTCGTTGAGGTAGCCACAATAAAATCGTTTGGAGTGTTGATCCCGACGATGTTAGATGTGTTCTCAACTGATGCCTCGTCACTCATGTCACTGGGCCTAGCTTGCAGCATGCCGGTTTCCATGATGGCCTTTGGAGGTAAGTTATCTAGAGGTCATTGTAGAGTTGTTGTGATTCAGTGATAattctccggactttgaaccacaaggttcGGGGTTCGAATCCTACTGCAGTACTTACATTCTTTGGCAAGGTGTTTGTCTAAGTTTGTGTTTGTATGGTATATTAGGTTTTCACAGGCTACAATCTGACCTGACATCATATCAATCAGATATAAAGGATTTACGTCTGGACTGACGACTATTAACTTCCCGGAAAGACTTGACCCAGCTAGAGTTAAAACCTCGAATCTATtcattctttgtcatttgaaatATGTGACCTACACTctttttaatatcattaatcAACAATTCAAAGTTTGGACGAGTGACAATCTTTTCTATATGTTACATCCATTCTTGcatgaaattaaatcaaattattaaacCATCAAGCCTTGTTGTTCAAGTCATATGCTTGCAAAATTTGAGTTCGGCGAGATCTAAGTTACATAAGGGAAGGTTATGACTAATGTATGAGTAGATCAAGGTCTAGAGTATAGCCTTATATCTAACTTGTTCTAGATCTATCGTTAGTTGTTCCGTTAAATCTTAGATATGATGTAGATGTAGACTATAGGTTTGGAAAAATAGTTCGGttcatacaatatatatattttcgccggatttttttttttttgggggggatggttatatttactggattggtacaatgtagtcaatttcaagggctagatctagtcaaaactatattttaacttacgctcatggcctttgtgttcgcacaaatgcacctctgccatactgtattgcaatatgtaaattccggaattccagggcgcgcaagtcgattggttgtaaagttgcaccacttgtaatcgggagttgcagtgcagtgaccagtgtgaagatgttggattggatatcattttttcccgaaattttgtgttttttgtaacatgcgtttgtccgtctttatggcaaatacatgtaaattgtaagtaacagatcgcgagagaaagtgtcaacgaccacctattaggtggtttcagaccgcctcgaagttcgtcaatTCCaggtctatccccgagattattcttcactcaaagatgaagccctctatcgggcgccacgtgcgcagcattatcattctgccttggtcacccgcttggtcatgtacgttttcactgaaatgtataggtcagaccataggcggcggaagcgggggggggggacgtgtccccctccCCTAGATTTTAgttggggggacggtccccccccctaaatttagttttgatttttttgcttgtttttttttgcttgtcaaccttttttcctgcgtcccccctaaaatcacgtggacccccctgaaacgtgtgttgtcccccccctaaaatttacgttgatgaccttttttttttttttttttggtcaaaaaattttgggtTAGCAACTCATAAAATTGAGGTTTTTGGGggtgcttgtcaaattttttacctgtgtccatccaaaaaaattaagttggacaccccctaaattttacactttctggtagattcagaggcatattatccagggcgccccaactaagtttcgccgaagcaatcattccaacgaattatcaaggagcaaaattgtatattctcaatcaccagtcgaccccactccgcgtttgctgtgtataggcagctatatgtcagcgtaaggagcgaagattttatgtgacgggggggggtgggggttggggggagaataaaaatactttcgtgctggggaaaaacgtcccgaggacacattgtgtattgttaaatagttgaaattgtgacattaacccccctTACCCcaaaaattgccagcaaaatcgaaaaaaaaatagtttttaaaatttagggggggacgacCTCCCCCGAAATATTTGAGGAGAACAcgtcccccgtcccccccccccccagatcgcTGCCGATGATATGCGCGTAAACCCAAATCCATCTGACCAAGGAGGTTGGTGGAAGACAAATTTCCCTCTCCCGGATGTGTTCCTCCGTGCAGCACCCGTCCGATTGACGTGACTTGAGGCAACTTTGTGGTATAGTTTTAACAAGTGCT includes these proteins:
- the LOC121417438 gene encoding uncharacterized protein LOC121417438 isoform X1 gives rise to the protein MGHNRESQDKLKYLIVLSKFVVQFVEVATMKSFGVLIPTMLDVFSTDASSLMSLGMACSMPVSMMAFGALPMAYVLKSAFVSPRAMAVTGAITSSLGIIISGYLTSVFALGFCLSLTGIGLSMVYIPVNVLLNDHFPENFVLVNTIALLGSTVGSLVVPFFVERALRAYGFSGAMLILGGISMYAIPTSVYLKQIERAVGKGSETSKSTAKKSSDYLRGSARTVERCQTLTKSAERTTVSPRQPTRAEEQGRQTTVKMAKTIDGCQTPLIDGDDCDHEVIEIDDEQPCNIPTQTDKPQNQGKQSLLVRLWHSLQECIILQEPLLLLSLPCLLLSAVIVNSWFLFLVPRAVWHGIPVSKAVLLSSLAGAGGFIGRIISIIALFFKIDFILVFLIFGAISSTVFLLDPLLTSFSVMCVAAFLQGVCIFNFVISYAALLKGSVSNENFTVGSGIFGFVAGLGGNLGSLMSGAIKDKTGSYTSVFLTLGVINCLVVFLTIAFLVARHRWNRLKS
- the LOC121417438 gene encoding uncharacterized protein LOC121417438 isoform X2; protein product: MGFNRESQDKWKYLIVLSKFVVQFVEVATMKSFGVLIPTMLYVFSTDASSLVSLGLACSMPVSMMAFGALPMAYVLKSAFVSPRAMAVTGAITSSLGIIISGYLTSVFALGFCLSLTGIGLSMVYIPVNVLLNDHFPENFVLVNTIALLGSTVGSLVVPFFVERALRAYGFSGAMLILGGISMYAIPTSVYLKQIERAVGKGSETSKSTAKKSSDYLRGSARTVERCQTLTKSAERTTVSPRQPTRAEEQGRQTTVKMAKTIDGCQTPLIDGDDCDHEVIEIDDEQPCNIPTQTDKPQNQGKQSLLVRLWHSLQECIILQEPLLLLSLPCLLLSAVIVNSWFLFLVPRAVWHGIPVSKAVLLSSLAGAGGFIGRIISIIALFFKIDFILVFLIFGAISSTVFLLDPLLTSFSVMCVAAFLQGVCIFNFVISYAALLKGSVSNENFTVGSGIFGFVAGLGGNLGSLMSGAIKDKTGSYTSVFLTLGVINCLVVFLTIAFLVARHRWNRLKS